From the Manihot esculenta cultivar AM560-2 chromosome 14, M.esculenta_v8, whole genome shotgun sequence genome, the window tatattatatatattataactaattggttcgattttttttttcaattttttttaataaaatcaaattgaaatttttgaaactaaaaatcaaatcgaactgaaatgaataaaaaatcaaactgaatttctgaattaatttaattcagtcgattttttcggtttgaatcaAATACTGTTCATCCTactaaatttcatttaaaaaattagtaggcaatctaatttttttttttaactttttaatacccaatattttaaatatttaatttctgcACACGAATGTGAATTACACTCCTCTAAATTCTAAGAGGTTAAATAGTTAaatcttataaaattaaagaatctaATAGTTATACATTTAAAATTAGGGTTAAATGGttatatcatatataaaaaattaacaaagtaAAATTCATCATTGTCAATTGAAAAGTTAGAAGTCGAATTATGTATTTGGTCTAATCAATATTAGTTTTGTATGTTATTTTCAGGGCAATTTTGATAATTATGATTTGGAGAATGTTTTAAGAGCGGCATCTATGGAAAACAAAACAGTGATATTAACAACGTTAAATGAAGCATGGTCAGAACCAGGATCTATATTTGATCTCTTTTTGGAGAGTTTTAAAATTGGAGATAACACACAAAAGCTGTTAAATCATTTGGTAATAATAACACTTGATCACAAGGCTCATGCTCGTTGCTTATCAATTCATCCACATTGTTTTGCTCTCAAATCTCATGGCCTTAATCTTTCATCTGAGGCTTTCTTCATGACTCCTAATTACTTGGAGATGCTATGGGCTAGGATTCATTTCTTGTCTACCATCCTCCACATGGGCTACAACTTTATTTTTACAGTAAGTATATTTTCCGTTCTTAATtcgaaaatttactatttagtctttcTAGaatgaaaaaactcattaatttgtTGTCgaatttgaaaaatacattaacatatttatagatatttatgagatatttaatatctatattggctacaattttatttttacagtaAGTTTATTCTCCTTTTTTAATacgaaaatttactatttagtcttttaAATATCCATATGGGCTAAAATTTTGTCTTTAAAGTAAGTATCCTCTCTTTTCTTAAtacaaaaatttactatttagtctatgtagtatatgcaaaattattaatttgtccCTCAATTTTGAATATACATTAATTAGTCGCTCTGTTGGTTTTAATTGTTAAgtgttttactatttaattcctataatatgcaaaaattcattagttggtctcttagttttattaaaatgtcCACGAATTAGTCCTCGGTATTGAGGATATTTTTAGACTTTTCTTAAACACTTAACAGCTAAAATTAATCAAATGACTAATTACTAGACTTTTTAAAACCttataatgttttaatatatttttaaaaatcgagAGACTAACTAGTGATTTTTCCTATACTACAAAATCCAAATGGTATTCCCTCCGCCCCATAATTTTTTCCTACTTTgctttttatacatattaagaaatataatttttttattgactttCTAATTATACccattttaaatacattaaattttaataaatattaagagatattttgaaaaatttcttaaaaataagacaaaattaaataagattataatagtcaatttatatattaccatAGTCTAAAAAAGAGGAGAGTGGACAATAATTTGGAACAACAATAAAAGGAAAGATAgacaaaaattatgagatagatagagtaattttttctttttaatagctTACCTACTATTCATTCATCAGATATACACATTGGTGCATATAATAATTAGTCTAATTTTTTGCTTCACTATAGGATACTGATATAATGTGGATTAGAGATCCATTTCTACACTTTTACGAAGATGCAGATTTTCAAATAGCTTGTGATATCTATAATGGACACCCTTTTGACAGAAAGAATAAGCCAAATGGTGGATTTAACTATGTGAAATCAAATAAGAGAACAATGGAATTTTACAAGTTTTGGTATTTATCAAGAAAAGCTTATCCAGGACTTAATGATCAAGATGTGTTGAACAAGATCAAGCATGATCCATTCATTGCAAAACTTGGGCTGCAAATGAGGTTTCTTGATACTGCTTATTTTGGTGGATTTTGTGCACGTACTAAAAATTTCAACTCGGTTTGCACAGTTCATGCAAATTGTTGTATAGGTTTGGAAGTAAAAGCTCATGATCTTAAGATTGTGCTTGAAGATTGGAGAAGGTTTTTGTTAATCCCTCCAAATTTAAAACCATCATCTTCATTCTCTTGGAGAGCTCCACAAAAATGCaggtaattttctttttttgcatACATGTATATTTGAATACTTTCCTTACTAATCATaaaagcattttttttttataaattactattaagtgcttgagtttttatgaaattaattaattcgtccttatttgaaaatcaatcaattaaaacatccctatattttataaaatttaactctTTAGTCATtctattgaaaaaaaaacaCCATTAGTTgccttaaattatttatattgtttcGTCCATATAATTCTaatcatatatattatttaatttttataattttaaagattcACTATTTAGTCTCTCTAAATAaggttaaaataaattaactaacGCCTTCTTTGACAAAAGGACTAAagagtttgattttataaaatataagaatattttaatggagtgattttgtaataaaaatgaattaatgaaCTTTATAAAAACTTAGGAATCTAATAAtaattcttcctttctttttttaagaATGAGACTGCACATATCAATACTCCTAATAATACAATTAGGAGATGTTTCATTATTAGTTATTTTGTCATTACTAATGTTTTtccttttaatatatttacatGCAGACATCATCTGTAAATCCTCTCAAATTGTAGATAATATATTGAGCTCAAACCCACTGATAAGATACATTGTCATGAATTTTATCTTTGCTAGTGTTGGAGTAACAATGTAATTTTATAAAGAtaaacttattttcttttttcatctgttcgaaattttaatattttttttttctgatgatAGTTTATTTAGTAATTTCTTAATGTTGCCTATGTTTAATAATGTATTGTAATAGTAAAATTCAATTgcaagaataatttaataatatgggttatatattttaataaaataatataaattgaaaGTGTTTTAATAATATTAGCTATACTATTAACAACtgatttttaatattgaatCTGAGCTTGATGACACACCCTTAGCATATTGATATTTTGGATGTCCCTTAGCATTAGCTACGGCAATTGAAAATTTGACTACATGTCGCAACACATCATTTTTATTTTGCCACAAGAGTCTAAATCAATAAGGAAAAAAAGCTCCACATCTAGTATATTGTTGGAAAACAACAATACCACTAATGTATACGAGAAATTAGATTTATACcaagataaagaaagataaAATTGACAGGAGAACTGAATACCAACACTAATTAGCAACATAATATTCCAAAAATATTATCCACAGATGCATGTGCATAATCACACACAAGATAAAGGGTTCCATCAAGATGCGCAGTTGATGCTCTAGTCATTTCTTAGCAAGCAATCCGAACAAATAcactatattatatttattattttcgaAAGAATGTTCAATTTCTATAGCTTCTACTAAAACTGGcaatcaacaacataataagaCATCCTAAGGCATTGGTTAAAAAGTTTTGAAGatagtaatttgaaattaattaaatttgatctAAGATTATGtgtctataaaaaaaataaataataagtttaaagtgataagaatataattaatatataagtgATAAGTATCTGAGATTAATGTATGTAAATTATGAGTGTGCTTCGTTATGTATGTGATTATTAATAATAGAAGTAAAAGATCATTTTAGGattgctatatatatatattatattatttgtgAATAGGCCTGTAAGAGGTGAGGATCTTCATCTTCATAAGAATGGAGTAGTTTAATAATATAAGGTTTGTGTTTAATTctctttctttcattctttttttgTGCATTTGTTATATCCCTTATTGTCTTTCCTATTAAAGTGGCATTAAAGCCCATCATAATTTTCCAACAAAGTGGTATGAGAGTTAGGTTTGCAATGCATGAAGGTGTAAGAAATTTAGAGCCTATTTCAATCCTTGGTTGTAAAGAGTTGATTTGAAAATTAAGTTGACGATTGTGAAAGGTAATTATAAATGAGAATCTAAGTCGGCTAATGTGAAAGGCAACTCCAGTAAAGGTATCTTCAAGTTAGAGGGTTTGTTGAGAAGGGTAAAATTTAAGGGTTAATTGACCTTTATTTAATGACAATTACTTCTTACTTCTCAAGAAGATATATCCTGaggtaattataaaattatttcttattttttaagaagATATACTCTGAGATAGATTTAGACTTATTTAAAATCTTCTCTCTAACATGCATTTTTATAGCCTTCTACTCACAAACTATTTCCTTAATAACATCATGAATAATCTAATATGAGTTTAAGATATCTCAATATCTATTTGATTATATCCAGTGTGCTTGCCTACGGTCAAATTGATATCAAATTACTATACTAatagcataaaaaaaaaaaaaacatgtctTGTACACTACATAACATATATTAGACTCCTGACCACACTTGTATATGTAACGTTTTCATTTGAGCTGTCTTTTCTATTCTCATTTGAGCTGTCTTTTCTATTCTAGAGTCTTAGGATATAATCTACGACTTAAAGTTTTCTCTTTGAAAAAAACAGAAGTATTTATGAGTTTAAATTATTgcatattaaattattctaagACTTTCATGATAAATTACTCTCGGGAAAGAGTCCATAATCTTCTCAATTGATCTCTTCGAATCTTAATCTAAGAATATATGCAACTTCTCTATCTTTTTCATCTCAAAAGCTGATAGCCACCTGTTGATGGTTGCGTTAGAATCACTATCATTTTTAGTTATTAGTATGTCGTCTACATACAATGATAGATTACAAATTTATTCTTATATCTTTATAGTGTATTTACAATGATCCTTGTTAATCACTATGAAATCATAAAACACCATTGTATTATGCAATCTAATATaccactatatatatatatatatatatataatttaagataATAAATTGACTTGAAGAGTCTACACACTTTATGTTCTAAA encodes:
- the LOC110600597 gene encoding uncharacterized protein At4g15970; its protein translation is MKNIKDVVCSDDDDNNKKPRSSWKAMANHLKRRIAVVLLVAFAFSCLVLSKQSLYPDPPPSPSSFSASASASVAMANHTISHQGNFDNYDLENVLRAASMENKTVILTTLNEAWSEPGSIFDLFLESFKIGDNTQKLLNHLVIITLDHKAHARCLSIHPHCFALKSHGLNLSSEAFFMTPNYLEMLWARIHFLSTILHMGYNFIFTDTDIMWIRDPFLHFYEDADFQIACDIYNGHPFDRKNKPNGGFNYVKSNKRTMEFYKFWYLSRKAYPGLNDQDVLNKIKHDPFIAKLGLQMRFLDTAYFGGFCARTKNFNSVCTVHANCCIGLEVKAHDLKIVLEDWRRFLLIPPNLKPSSSFSWRAPQKCR